Sequence from the Prunus persica cultivar Lovell chromosome G5, Prunus_persica_NCBIv2, whole genome shotgun sequence genome:
aagagtattttctgatattttgaatgtttcacaatcctctgtcttttgctttatatatatagattctaTCGTCAGATTTATTTATATTCTCATATTGTAAATTCATATTATTTCCGGTACTAATTTTGTCTATATTTGTATGATGTACATTCTTGCATGAatattaactgagtacaccctactaccaaactatttattgaattgctaatttaccctaatataaaatgaccaaaaaagatatattgaattgtgaaacaaataaaattttaataagtacacttTACTCACTATATTCAACCCTTATCAGACGTAAAAAAGTCTTCGTATTGCTTGGTGTTTACGAATAACGTAGCGAGTACTAGTTGATGATAGAtattatgaaattaaagattttgatgaaatccaaaatatgaaaagagGGCacaaattcatgtaaaaagagaaagcTAGTTTAGGATTAGTATTAGAGTGTTGTATTAGGGCTATTTTTGATAGTTAAATAGAGtatacttagttaattttacattcgaattaaaatattaagattaatttatattataaagtatactcaattaattttagaatttcagcactctatttataaaattaatttaaaaaccagTGTGCGGAGTAAACAAGGCAACAAAGTCGCAATGCACTCTTGGGCCCTGTGTCATCAAAAAGACAAAGAGAAAATGTCGCAATGCAAGAAATGCATTAACTAAGGTCGTTGAaattcagaccaaaaaaaataggttaactaattatatataaagataGACATAGACAGATAGACAGAATGAAGGGAAACAAGAAGACATAGCCGCAGCTAATAATACATAGACGCATAGATACATAGATTATAGATGGCGGgtgagaaagaaaaggtaTGCGTGACTGGGGCTGGAGGATTTGCCGCCTCTTGGGTCGTTAACCTTCTTCTCTCAAAGGACTATGTTGTTCATGGAACAGTCAGACAGCCAGGCcagtctctctcttctcttctcttagttggtttatatatatatatatatataaaatttattaaagatGTGTATTGATGTGCAGGGGACAGCAAGTATGCTCACTTGAACAAGCTTGAGAAAGCATCAGAGAACTTGAAACTGTTCAAGGCAGATCTGTTGGACTACGACTCTCTGCGTGCGGCTGTTGAAGGATGCAGTGGAGTCTTCCATGTTGCCAGTCCTGTACCAGCTGCTCATAGTGTTGCAGATCCTGAGGCAAGactattatatttaattaattaattttcttaaaatataaatcaaaTTGTTATATGTATTTAGACCTCAAAGTATACAAGTTATGCTGTTTTTATTTACTATTATAATTCAAACTGTCCTGCTCCTTGCAGGAGTTTCTTGAACCAGCTGTAACGGGAACGCTTAATGTACTCAAGGCTTGCGTCGAAGCCAAAGTGAAGAGAGTTGTTGTTGTGTCCTCCATAGCCGCTGTTGTTATGAACCCTGACTGGCCTAAGGGTCAAGTCAAGGACGAAACCTGTTGGTCTGTTCCTGAATATATTAAAACGACCAAGGTAATTGTCCATTTTGACTTATATTTGGTGGATGAAGAACCTCACTTTTATGCTGAAGCCAGACCATTAATTTTGTGTTACAGAAATGGTACTATCTTTCAAAAACAGAAGCAGAAAGACAGGCTTTGgattttggaaaaagaaatggaattGAGGTTGTAACTGTTTGTCCTTCTGTCATTTTGGGGCCAATTTTGCAATCCAATTTGAATTCCAGTAGCCTTCTGCTTGTTGGGACTGTAAAAGGTATCTCTATCTACTTAGCTCTatatcatatcatatcatatcatacttgtttgtttcaaatttaaataaataaacaagctTAGTCTGATACTGTGAGTCTGTAGGTGGGGTTGAGTCATTGGGATACAATTACTGGACGTTCGTGGATGCTCGTGATTTTGCTGAAGCACTGCTTCTTGCATACAACAAGTCTGAGGCCGGAGAGAGATATTTATGCACATCGCACGCTATCGGTGCAGAGGAGGTGGTGGAGAAGTATTTGAGGCCTGCATATCCTAAGTACAGCTATTCCAAGATGTAAGTTTTTTTAACCctccaatatttttcttcacctCTCAGTTTGTGCGCCTTAACCATCCATGTTGATGTTTACTGAGATGCCTTGCCTTTGTATTGCCAGCCTTACCCAcacagaggaagaaaaagagcaCCTCAGTTCGGAAAAATTGCAGAGGTTGGGTTGGACTTTCCGGCCTGTGGAGGAAACTCTCATTGATTCCATTGAAAGCTACCGGAAGGCTGGAATTGTGGATTAGAAAAAATTCACATGTTTATTGTATCTTCCCTATCATCATATGCACAGTGAAGATAATAATTTCGCTATGATCATCATCAGCATTCTTAGCAATCTCTGCTCTCATTTTGAATTGCACACGTGATGTCTCagaaatatataatatcaTAAAAGATTTCATATAACACTAGCACTCTTTTAAATCCTTCTATAGTCAAATTAAATCTCAAATCAAATGACCAAATGCGTATAACGCCTCGTGTTAGGATTCCAATGGTTTCCAACCAATAAGACCTATTACTTTAGGAAACGCATCTCAATGTATGTAGCAATATTAGATATGCGAGAATATTGAACTGCaagtaaagtaaataaaatacaatatttaAAAAGGTTTGATCATGcttacgtcctcggagagtagcagcagtaacttttccactacgtaaaa
This genomic interval carries:
- the LOC18776233 gene encoding cinnamoyl-CoA reductase 1, with translation MAGEKEKVCVTGAGGFAASWVVNLLLSKDYVVHGTVRQPGDSKYAHLNKLEKASENLKLFKADLLDYDSLRAAVEGCSGVFHVASPVPAAHSVADPEEFLEPAVTGTLNVLKACVEAKVKRVVVVSSIAAVVMNPDWPKGQVKDETCWSVPEYIKTTKKWYYLSKTEAERQALDFGKRNGIEVVTVCPSVILGPILQSNLNSSSLLLVGTVKGGVESLGYNYWTFVDARDFAEALLLAYNKSEAGERYLCTSHAIGAEEVVEKYLRPAYPKYSYSKILTHTEEEKEHLSSEKLQRLGWTFRPVEETLIDSIESYRKAGIVD